Proteins encoded by one window of Lathyrus oleraceus cultivar Zhongwan6 chromosome 1, CAAS_Psat_ZW6_1.0, whole genome shotgun sequence:
- the LOC127078730 gene encoding mitogen-activated protein kinase 15 — protein MQHDQRKKSSVEVDFFTEYGEGSRYKIEEVIGKGSYGVVCSAFDTHTGEKVAIKKINDIFEHVSDATRILREIKLLRLLRHPDIVEIKHILLPPSRREFKDIYVVFELMESDLHQVIKANDDLTPEHYQFFLYQLLRGLKYIHTANVFHRDLKPKNILANADCKLKICDFGLARVAFNDTPTAIFWTDYVATRWYRAPELCGSFFSKYTPAIDIWSIGCIFAELLTGKPLFPGKNVVHQLDIMTDFLGTPSPDAIARVRNEKARRYLSSMRKKKPVPFAHKFPNTDPLALRLLERMLAFEAKDRPTAEEALADPYFKGLAKVEREPSAQPVTKMEFEFERRRITKEDVRELIYREILEYHPKMLKEFLEGSEPTGFMYPSAVDLFKKQFAYLEEHYGKGGTVAPPERQHASSLPRACVLYSDNTMQNTAEVAEDLSKCCIKEVEKLPVDRSSAILPMTRLPLQTPQNIQGLAARPGKVVGSAMHYNNCGVAAETEQRRVVRNASVSNQYAASSYPRRNPNYKSERIEDDGIEGSNGMQPKPQYIARKVAAAQGGAGSQWY, from the exons ATGCAACATGATCAGAGGAAAAAG TCGTCAGTGGAAGTAGATTTCTTTACTGAATATGGTGAAGGGAGCAGATACAAGATAGAAGAAGTGATTGGTAAAGGAAGTTACGGTGTTGTTTGCTCTGCGTTTGATACACACACTGGAGAAAAGGTTGCTATAAAGAAAATCAATGACATATTTGAACATGTATCTGACGCGACTCGCATTCTTCGTGAGATTAAGCTTCTTAGACTTTTACGTCATCCGGATATTGTAGAGATCAAACATATTTTGTTGCCTCCTTCAAGAAGGGAATTCAAAGATATATATGTTGTTTTTGAACTCATGGAATCTGATTTACATCAGGTCATCAAAGCAAACGATGATCTGACACCAGAGCATTACCAGTTTTTCCTCTATCAACTTCTTCGAGGCTTGAAGTATATACACACAG CTAATGTTTTTCACCGAGATTTGAAGCCAAAAAACATTTTGGCGAATGCCGACTGCAAACTGAAGATTTGTGACTTTGGTCTTGCCAGAGTAGCTTTTAATGACACACCCACGGCTATATTCTGGACA GATTATGTTGCAACAAGGTGGTATAGGGCTCCCGAGTTGTGCGGGTCCTTTTTCTCCAAG TATACACCAGCTATAGACATATGGAGCATTGGCTGCATATTTGCAGAACTTTTAACTGGAAAACCTCTTTTCCCCGGGAAGAATGTTGTCCATCAATTGGATATCATGACTGATTTTCTTGGAACACCATCTCCTGATGCCATTGCAAGG GTACGGAATGAGAAAGCTCGGAGATACTTGAGCAGCATGCGTAAGAAGAAGCCAGTTCCTTTCGCGCATAAATTTCCTAATACAGACCCCCTTGCTCTACGGCTGTTAGAAAGAATGCTGGCATTTGAAGCTAAGGATCGTCCTACTGCTGAAGAG GCCCTAGCGGATCCTTATTTTAAAGGCTTGGCCAAGGTCGAGAGAGAACCTTCTGCTCAGCCAGTTACTAAGATGGAATTTGAATTTGAGAGGCGGAGGATAACAAAGGAAGATGTAAGAGAGCTTATATACCGAGAAATATTGGAGTACCATCCGAAGATGTTAAAGGAATTTCTAGAGGGTTCAGAGCCAACGGGTTTCATGTATCCAAG TGCTGTAGACCTTTTCAAGAAGCAATTTGCATATCTTGAGGAGCATTATGGAAAAGGGGGAACTGTTGCTCCACCTGAGCGGCAGCACGCGTCTTCGTTGCCTAG AGCGTGTGTGTTGTATTCTGATAACACGATGCAGAATACGGCCGAGGTTGCAGAGGATCTATCCAAATGTTGCATCAAAGAAGTTGAGAAACTGCCTGTAGATAGGAGTAGTGCTATTCTTCCGATGACTCGGCTTCCTTTACAAACTCCTCAAAACATTCAAG GTCTTGCTGCAAGGCCCGGAAAAGTTGTTGGTTCTGCAATGCATTATAACAACTGTGGTGTGGCAGCAGAAACCGAACAGCGGAGGGTGGTTAGGAACGCATCTGTTTCGAATCAGTATGCTGCTTCAAGCTATCCGCGGAGAAATCCAAATTATAAAAGCGAGAGAATCGAAGATGATGGGATTGAAGGTTCTAACGGGATGCAGCCAAAGCCTCAATACATAGCAAGGAAAGTTGCTGCTGCTCAAGGCGGAGCAGGTAGTCAGTGGTATTGA
- the LOC127078739 gene encoding guanylate kinase 3, chloroplastic has translation MIRRLLNSSLTRLPFPSLAPPPPLPKPKPNNFSFRLRNSTTHMGDARRPSPVPIPSLDKADRSELLRALEASLGSSFTSEPLIPNPNPLVIVISGPSGVGKDALISRLRDSRPGIHFVVTATTRPRRPNEIDGKDYLFVSKEEFLKMVEKDELLEYALVYGDYKGVPKQQIREFMARGNDVVLRVDIQGAQTLRKVLGKSAVFVFLTAESEAALVERLVDRNTETKESLLVRISTAKEEMKHVRNFDYVVVNAKDKLENAVNLLESIIDAEKAKVCQRTLHL, from the coding sequence ATGATTCGTAGGCTTTTGAACTCTTCTCTCACTCGCCTCCCATTTCCATCTCTCGCACCACCGCCACCGCTCCCCAAACCAAAACCTAACAACTTCTCATTCCGCCTCCGCAATTCAACCACCCACATGGGCGACGCCCGCCGACCTTCCCCCGTCCCCATTCCATCTCTCGATAAAGCAGATCGCTCCGAACTCCTCCGCGCTCTAGAAGCTTCCTTAGGCTCTTCCTTCACTTCCGAGCCTCtcatcccaaaccctaaccctcTCGTCATCGTAATTAGCGGCCCCAGCGGCGTCGGCAAAGACGCGCTAATCTCCCGCCTCCGTGACTCCCGTCCTGGAATCCACTTCGTCGTCACCGCCACCACTCGTCCCCGCCGTCCCAATGAAATCGACGGGAAGGACTATTTGTTTGTTTCTAAGGAGGAGTTTTTGAAAATGGTGGAGAAAGACGAGCTTCTCGAGTATGCTTTGGTTTACGGTGATTACAAGGGGGTTCCGAAGCAGCAGATTAGGGAGTTTATGGCGAGAGGGAATGATGTTGTGTTGAGAGTTGATATTCAAGGTGCGCAGACGTTGAGGAAGGTTTTGGGGAAATCGGCTGTGTTTGTGTTTTTGACGGCGGAGAGTGAGGCTGCTTTGGTGGAGAGGTTGGTGGATCGGAATACCGAGACAAAAGAGTCTTTGCTTGTTAGGATTAGTACTGCCAAGGAGGAGATGAAGCATGTGAGGAATTTTGATTATGTTGTGGTGAATGCTAAGGATAAGCTTGAGAATGCTGTGAACTTGTTGGAGTCAATTATTGATGCTGAGAAAGCTAAGGTCTGTCAAAGGACTCTTCATTTATAG